The Oncorhynchus nerka isolate Pitt River linkage group LG12, Oner_Uvic_2.0, whole genome shotgun sequence genome includes a region encoding these proteins:
- the LOC115138082 gene encoding myozenin-2-like, producing MSQFSTMTTNERKLQAAAICREIQGPEDAEMDLGKKMSVPKDVMLEELSLASNRGSLLFEKRKRRSEKYTFENIQNVTNTQINNRVTLQTESQETKENSLRVEQLSKTPQNMPDLSTAPNPDNIAPGYGGPLKEMEPEKFNRTCLPKSYHSPWDQAIYHHDPSLADSLVTCLQEPEAKPEGPGYKSFNRVATPFRGFGGKSTRPAPMSKAPEVEHNPMSELYPELQAEPAVQRPTFNRVACGWAGTSAPLILPTVPLVPMLIPESDDL from the exons ATGTCACAGTTCTCTACCATGACAACCAATGAGAGGAAGCTACAAGCAGCAGCCATCTGTAGGGAGATACAGGGTCCTGAAG ATGCAGAGATGGACCTGGGGAAGAAGATGAGTGTCCCTAAGGATGTGATGCTGGAGGAGCTGTCTCTGGCCTCCAACAGGGGCTCCCTCCTCTTTGAAAAGCGCAAGAGGCGCTCCGAGAAATACACTTTCGAGAACATCCAGAATGTCACCAACACACAGATCAAT aATCGTGTAACTCTTCAAACGGAGAGTCAAGAAACCAAAGAAAACAGCTTAAGAGTGGAGCAGTTGTCTAAAACGCCCCAGAACATGCCTGACCTGAGCAcagcccctaacccagacaacatcGCACCAG GTTATGGTGGCCCTCTGAAAGAAATGGAACCAGAGAAGTTCAACAGAACATGCCTCCCGAAGTCCTACCACTCCCCCTGGGACCAGGCCATCTACCACCACGACCCCTCCCTGGCCGATAGCCTCGTCACCTGCCTGCAAGAGCCTGAGGCCAAGCCAGAAGGACCAGGGTACAAGAGCTTCAACAG GGTGGCTACTCCGTTCAGAGGCTTCGGAGGCAAGTCCACTAGACCGGCCCCAATGTCCAAGGCCCCCGAGGTGGAACACAACCCCATGTCGGAGCTGTACCCCGAGCTCCAGGCGGAGCCCGCAGTGCAGAGGCCCACATTCAACAGGGTGGCCTGTGGCTGGGCGGGGACCAGCGCCCCACTCATCCTTCCCACAGTGCCGCTGGTTCCCATGCTTATCCCGGAGTCCGATGACCTTTGA